One window of Phycisphaeraceae bacterium genomic DNA carries:
- a CDS encoding glycosyltransferase family 2 protein, giving the protein MSGPAITIFIQTLNEEKNLPSCLESVRGFDDIVVLDSLSTDGTEQIAREFGCRWYARKFDGRGPHQNWAMENIPWPNTWVFYLDADEQMTPELRAEIEAIASDESERRVAFYCGRRNYFMGRWLRHAMPPGNIMRFFRPSKIRFERLANPVPLIDGEHGYLRNHFIHYNFSKGLGEWFERHNRYSTYEARETMRALKENPVSLGRLFSRDRNTRRLELKNLSFRMPLRPVLKFLYMYILGRGFMDGRAGLTYCVLQAIYEYQICLKVRELKRVERGLTPS; this is encoded by the coding sequence ATGAGCGGACCGGCGATCACGATTTTCATACAGACGCTGAACGAGGAGAAGAATCTTCCCTCGTGCCTGGAGTCGGTGCGCGGGTTTGATGACATCGTGGTGCTTGATTCGCTCTCGACCGACGGGACGGAGCAGATCGCGCGTGAGTTCGGGTGTCGGTGGTACGCGCGGAAGTTCGACGGACGCGGGCCGCACCAGAACTGGGCGATGGAGAACATTCCGTGGCCGAACACGTGGGTGTTCTATCTGGATGCGGACGAGCAGATGACGCCGGAGTTGCGTGCGGAGATCGAGGCGATCGCGTCGGACGAGAGCGAGCGGCGGGTGGCGTTCTACTGCGGGAGGCGGAACTATTTCATGGGGAGGTGGCTGCGTCACGCGATGCCTCCCGGGAACATCATGCGGTTCTTTCGGCCTTCGAAGATCCGCTTCGAGCGGCTTGCGAACCCGGTTCCTTTGATCGACGGGGAGCACGGGTATCTGCGGAATCATTTCATCCACTACAACTTCAGCAAGGGGCTGGGGGAGTGGTTCGAGCGGCACAACCGGTATTCGACGTATGAGGCGCGGGAGACGATGCGTGCGCTCAAGGAGAACCCGGTGTCGCTGGGGCGGCTGTTCTCTCGCGACCGGAACACGCGCCGTCTGGAGCTGAAGAATCTGTCGTTCCGGATGCCGCTGAGGCCGGTGCTGAAGTTTCTGTACATGTACATCCTGGGGCGTGGGTTCATGGACGGGCGTGCGGGGCTGACGTACTGCGTGCTGCAGGCGATCTACGAGTATCAGATCTGTCTGAAGGTTCGTGAGTTGAAGCGTGTGGAGCGCGGCCTGACGCCGAGTTGA